In Lycium ferocissimum isolate CSIRO_LF1 chromosome 11, AGI_CSIRO_Lferr_CH_V1, whole genome shotgun sequence, a single genomic region encodes these proteins:
- the LOC132036388 gene encoding two-pore potassium channel 1 isoform X1, whose product MTNRDTIQPLLDQRHQSHHTVDLTGKRFRRCKSAPVGEIAHVEMDEIKNDQSLPRSKSILDKLHPSFRKVTIYLVIYLGIGTVCFYFVRNKIKGKKIEGVLDSVYFCVVTMTTVGYGDMVPNSATTKLLACVYVFFGMALVGVVLSKAADYLVEKQETLLIKAMHMGRRVGPSEILEEIETNKVKYKCFMIAAFLIVLVVVGTVVLARVEKFDTIDAFYCVCATITTLGYGDKSFSTKAGRIFAIFWILTSTLCLGQFFLYVAELNTEKRQREIVKRVLSRRTTNVDLEEADLDDDGVVVAAEFVLYKLKEMGKINQQDIAAVLKKFESLDVDQSGTLSKVDLALAQSS is encoded by the exons ATGACTAACAGAGATACAATCCAGCCCTTGTTGGATCAACGGCATCAAAGCCATCATACGGTTGATCTTACGGGAAAAAGATTTCGCCGATGTAAAAGTGCTCCTGTGGGCGAAATTGCccatgtagaaatggatgaaataaaGAACGACCAATCACTTCCACGTTCTAAATCAATCTTAGACAAACTCCACCCTAGTTTTAGGAAAGTTACTATTTACTTGGTTATATACTTGGGTATTGGTACCGTTTGCTTTTATTTTGTTAGAAACAAGATCAAGGGAAAGAAAATAGAGGGCGTACTTGATTCCGTTTACTTTTGTGTTGTGACAATGACCACGGTTGGATATGGGGATATGGTACCTAACAGTGCAACTACTAAACTGCTCGCTTGTGTCTATGTGTTCTTCGGGATGGCACTTGTTGGAGTAGTTCTAAGCAAAGCAGCAGACTACTTAGTGGAGAAGCAAGAAACACTATTAATTAAAGCAATGCATATGGGTCGTCGAGTTGGTCCGAGTGAAATTTTAGAGGAGATTGAAACAAACAAAGTAAAGTACAAGTGCTTCATGATAGCGGCCTTCCTTATAGTGCTCGTAGTCGTTGGGACAGTGGTATTGGCTAGAGTTGAAAAGTTTGATACCATAGATGCATTTTATTGTGTTTGTGCTACCATCACAACATTAGGATATGGAGACAAAAGCTTTTCAACCAAAGCAGGGCGCATTTTTGCTATATTTTGGATTTTGACAAGCACTCTTTGTTTGGGTCAGTTCTTCCTTTATGTTGCTGAATTGAACACCGAAAAGAGACAGAGGGAGATTGTGAAGCGGGTTCTTTCAAGGAGGACAACAAATGTGGATTTGGAGGAAGCTGATCTTGATGATGATGGGGTTGTAGT GGCTGCTGAATTTGttctctataaactcaaggagATGGGGAAGATCAACCAACAAGATATCGCAGCTGTATTGAAGAAATTTGAAAGTCTTGATGTTGATCAGTCTGGAACTCTGTCAAAGGTAGATCTGGCACTCGCCCAATCGTCTTGA
- the LOC132036388 gene encoding two-pore potassium channel 1 isoform X2 — MTNRDTIQPLLDQRHQSHHTVDLTGKRFRRCKSAPVGEIAHVEMDEIKNDQSLPRSKSILDKLHPSFRKVTIYLVIYLGIGTVCFYFVRNKIKGKKIEGVLDSVYFCVVTMTTVGYGDMVPNSATTKLLACVYVFFGMALVGVVLSKAADYLVEKQETLLIKAMHMGRRVGPSEILEEIETNKVKYKCFMIAAFLIVLVVVGTVVLARVEKFDTIDAFYCVCATITTLGYGDKSFSTKAGRIFAIFWILTSTLCLGQFFLYVAELNTEKRQREIVKRVLSRRTTNVDLEEADLDDDGVVVRWGRSTNKISQLY, encoded by the exons ATGACTAACAGAGATACAATCCAGCCCTTGTTGGATCAACGGCATCAAAGCCATCATACGGTTGATCTTACGGGAAAAAGATTTCGCCGATGTAAAAGTGCTCCTGTGGGCGAAATTGCccatgtagaaatggatgaaataaaGAACGACCAATCACTTCCACGTTCTAAATCAATCTTAGACAAACTCCACCCTAGTTTTAGGAAAGTTACTATTTACTTGGTTATATACTTGGGTATTGGTACCGTTTGCTTTTATTTTGTTAGAAACAAGATCAAGGGAAAGAAAATAGAGGGCGTACTTGATTCCGTTTACTTTTGTGTTGTGACAATGACCACGGTTGGATATGGGGATATGGTACCTAACAGTGCAACTACTAAACTGCTCGCTTGTGTCTATGTGTTCTTCGGGATGGCACTTGTTGGAGTAGTTCTAAGCAAAGCAGCAGACTACTTAGTGGAGAAGCAAGAAACACTATTAATTAAAGCAATGCATATGGGTCGTCGAGTTGGTCCGAGTGAAATTTTAGAGGAGATTGAAACAAACAAAGTAAAGTACAAGTGCTTCATGATAGCGGCCTTCCTTATAGTGCTCGTAGTCGTTGGGACAGTGGTATTGGCTAGAGTTGAAAAGTTTGATACCATAGATGCATTTTATTGTGTTTGTGCTACCATCACAACATTAGGATATGGAGACAAAAGCTTTTCAACCAAAGCAGGGCGCATTTTTGCTATATTTTGGATTTTGACAAGCACTCTTTGTTTGGGTCAGTTCTTCCTTTATGTTGCTGAATTGAACACCGAAAAGAGACAGAGGGAGATTGTGAAGCGGGTTCTTTCAAGGAGGACAACAAATGTGGATTTGGAGGAAGCTGATCTTGATGATGATGGGGTTGTAGT gagATGGGGAAGATCAACCAACAAGATATCGCAGCTGTATTGA
- the LOC132036619 gene encoding cysteine synthase 2 produces MAPASTARAAAAAAATLLSVAIFSYYFHCKTTQQKSSRRKKRRNGVIAAIGNTPLIRISSLSDATGCEILGKAEFLNPGGSVKDRVAVKIIEEALESGALAEGGVVTEGSAGSTAISLATVAPAYGCRCHVVIPDDAALEKAQILEALGATVERVRPVSITHRDHFVNIARRRALEASELTSTCRKEKKINANDSSQINGHSISEEKQNMKLASECKGGFFADQFENLANFRSHYEGTGPEIWEQTGGKLDAFIAAAGTGGTVAGVSQFLKDKNSNIKCFLIDPPGSGLYNKVTRGVMYTREEAEGRRLKNPFDTITEGIGINRLTENFKMAKLDGAFRGTDMEAVEMSRYLLKNDGLFIGSSSAMNCVGAVRVAKALGPGHTIVTILCDSGMRHLSKFHNAEYLSEHGLTPSAAGLEFLGLN; encoded by the exons ATGGCGCCGGCGAGTACTGCACgcgccgccgccgccgccgccgcaaCACTGCTCTCCGTAGCCATATTCTCTTATTATTTTCACTGCAAAACGACTCAACAAAAGTCTTCGCGAAGAAAAAAACGTAGAAATGGAGTTATCGCCGCCATTGGCAACACTCCGTTAATTAGAATCAGTAGCCTCTCCGATGCAACTGGCTGTGAA ATTTTGGGGAAAGCAGAGTTTTTGAATCCTGGAGGTAGTGTTAAAGACAGGGTAGCTGTGAAGATTATTGAAGAG GCCCTGGAATCAGGAGCATTAGCTGAAGGTGGAGTAGTCACAGAGGGCAGTGCAGGAAGCACAGCCATTAGTCTTGCAACAGTAGCACCTGCTTATGGGTGCAGATGCCATGTGGTTATTCCAGATGATGCTGCTCTCGAAAAG GCACAAATACTGGAAGCACTAGGAGCTACTGTTGAAAGGGTCAGGCCAGTTTCTATCACTCACCGTGACCATTTTGTTAATATTGCAAGAAGAAGGGCACTGGAAGCAAGTGAATTAACATCAACCtgcagaaaagaaaagaaaattaatgcCAATGATTCTAGTCAAATCAATGGTCACTCAATTAGTGAGGAAAAGCAGAATATGAAGCTCGCGTCTGAATGCAAGGGTGGATTCTTCGCGGATCAGTTTGAAAACCTTGCAAATTTCAGGTCACATTATGAGGGCACTGGGCCAGAGATTTGGGAACAGACAGGTGGCAAGTTGGACGCTTTTATTGCTGCTGCAGGTACAGGTGGCACTGTTGCCGGTGTTTCCCAGTTTTTGAAG GACAAAAACTCAAATATCAAGTGCTTTCTTATTGATCCTCCTGGCTCTGGTTTATATAACAAAGTAACAAGAGGAGTAATGTACACGAGGGAGGAGGCTGAAGGACGAAGGCTGAAGAATCCATTTGATACAATAACTGAAGGAATTGGAATAAATAGACTGACTGAAAATTTTAAGATGGCAAAACTTGATGGAGCTTTCCGAGGCACAGATATGGAAGCTGTTGAAATGTCCAG GTATCTGTTGAAAAATGATGGCCTATTTATTGGAAGTTCTTCAGCTATGAATTGTGTTGGAGCTGTCAGAGTGGCCAAGGCACTAGGTCCAGGACATACAATAGTGACGATCTTGTGCGATAGTGGTATGAGACATCTGAGTAAATTTCACAATGCTGAATACCTATCTGAACACGGGTTGACACCTTCAGCAGCTGGTTTGGAGTTCCTTGGTCTCAATTGA
- the LOC132036714 gene encoding uncharacterized protein LOC132036714, with amino-acid sequence MDPSSIQDDEWDTEGYVIPSLELEDPGQNNTNIVEVEESKTSSAESKKEENIYLGPHGAPPSQSKQQELNSTNNRKQKFRQKLKEADRKYSGSGRENKVEHLRELVGGKMAAGSKGAPRDWLDPHCDENMFQRNHR; translated from the exons ATGGACCCATCTTCAATCCAAGACGACGAGTGGG ACACTGAAGGATATGTAATTCCAAGCTTGGAACTTGAAGATCCTGGCCAAAATAATACTAACAttgttgaagttgaagagtCAAAGACGTCTTCAGCTGAG TCTAAGAAAGAGGAGAATATATACCTTGGACCTCACGGTGCCCCTCCTTCACAGTCAAAGCAACAGGAACTCAATTCTACTAATAATCGCAAGCAGAAGTTTAGACAGAAACTGAAGGAAGCCGACAGGAAGTACAGCGGAAGTGGTCGCGAGAATAAGGTGGAACACCTGAGAGAGCTTGTCGGTGGAAAAATGGCAGCAGGATCAAAGGGTGCCCCCAGGGATTGGCTTGACCCTCATTGCGATGAGAATATGTTCCAAAGGAACCATCGTTAG